From a region of the Vaginimicrobium propionicum genome:
- the gyrB gene encoding DNA topoisomerase (ATP-hydrolyzing) subunit B, which translates to MDFELDDGDESRVEGSYDASEIQVLEGLEAVRMRPGMYIGSTGARGLHHLVYEIVDNSVDEALAGYCDTIRIELLDGGGVRVSDNGRGIPVAIHPTEHKSTLTVVLTVLHAGGKFGNGGYKVSGGLHGVGSSVVNALSSSMIAEVYRDGYHWRQEFALGVPRHEIEQLEETTRTGTTITFYPSPDIFETTEFSYETLTTRFREMAFLNKGLQLEVVDLRTNHVDENGQPLCDTFKYDKGLADYVKYLIGNSDPLTDIIDIEAHSSEHQMGVEIAMQWNLTYGSSLHTFANTINTHEGGTHEEGFRAALTTTINKWGEAWGLIRKREDRVGNDDLREGLTAILSIKLGNPQFEGQTKTKLGNTEARGFVQRVVNDKLGDWMERNPAEGKEIVRKAMAAAAARIAARKARDLARNRKGLLGSGGLPGKLSDCSSNNPEECEIFIVEGDSAGGSAKGGRNPRTQAILPLRGKILNVEKARIDRIWANKEVEAIITALGTGVNDDFDINKLRYHKIILMADADVDGSHIRVLLLTLLFRFVKPLIDAGHVYLAQPPLFRLRWTNAPHELAYTDAERDALRDAGLASGKKLPNVNPIQRYKGLGEMDAEDLWETTMDPHGRILLQVSLDDASRADKMFSILMGEDVEQRRQFIQRNAKDVRFLDI; encoded by the coding sequence ATGGATTTCGAGCTGGACGATGGTGACGAGTCCCGCGTAGAAGGTAGCTACGACGCCAGCGAAATTCAGGTGCTTGAGGGACTGGAAGCCGTCCGGATGCGTCCGGGTATGTATATCGGCTCCACTGGGGCACGCGGTTTGCATCACCTTGTTTATGAGATTGTTGATAACTCGGTTGATGAGGCGCTGGCGGGCTATTGCGACACGATTCGTATTGAATTGCTTGATGGTGGCGGGGTGCGTGTCAGTGACAACGGACGAGGCATCCCGGTTGCTATTCACCCAACAGAACACAAATCCACCCTGACAGTGGTGCTAACGGTGCTGCACGCTGGCGGAAAGTTCGGTAACGGAGGCTACAAGGTTTCCGGCGGTTTACACGGTGTCGGCTCATCAGTGGTTAATGCACTATCAAGCTCGATGATCGCCGAGGTTTACCGAGACGGTTACCACTGGCGCCAAGAGTTCGCCTTGGGTGTACCGCGTCACGAGATAGAGCAGCTGGAAGAAACCACCCGTACTGGCACCACGATTACTTTCTATCCCTCCCCAGACATTTTTGAAACAACAGAGTTCAGCTACGAGACGTTGACCACCCGGTTTAGGGAAATGGCTTTCCTAAACAAAGGTTTGCAACTAGAGGTTGTTGACTTACGCACTAATCATGTAGACGAAAATGGCCAGCCACTTTGTGACACCTTCAAATATGATAAAGGCCTTGCTGACTATGTTAAATACCTGATAGGTAATTCTGATCCATTAACCGACATTATAGATATTGAAGCGCATTCATCTGAACATCAGATGGGTGTCGAAATAGCTATGCAGTGGAATCTGACCTACGGTTCTTCACTACACACCTTTGCTAATACGATCAACACCCATGAAGGCGGCACCCACGAGGAAGGGTTCAGGGCTGCACTGACTACCACTATTAATAAATGGGGAGAAGCTTGGGGGCTGATTCGCAAAAGAGAAGATCGTGTCGGAAACGATGATTTGCGAGAAGGTTTAACCGCAATCTTGTCGATCAAATTGGGTAACCCACAATTTGAGGGACAAACCAAGACGAAACTTGGTAATACTGAAGCACGCGGATTCGTTCAGCGAGTGGTCAACGACAAACTCGGTGACTGGATGGAACGCAACCCGGCAGAGGGTAAAGAAATTGTCCGCAAAGCGATGGCTGCCGCTGCCGCGCGAATCGCGGCTCGAAAAGCGCGTGACCTGGCACGTAACCGCAAAGGCTTATTAGGGTCTGGTGGTTTGCCTGGCAAACTGTCAGATTGTTCCTCTAATAATCCCGAGGAATGTGAGATTTTTATTGTCGAGGGTGACTCGGCTGGTGGGTCTGCTAAAGGTGGACGAAACCCGCGTACCCAAGCGATTCTGCCGTTACGCGGCAAAATTTTGAACGTCGAAAAGGCTCGTATTGACCGCATTTGGGCTAATAAAGAGGTTGAGGCGATCATTACCGCACTAGGTACTGGCGTCAACGACGATTTCGACATCAACAAGCTGCGTTATCACAAAATTATTTTGATGGCCGACGCTGATGTTGACGGTTCACACATTCGGGTCTTGCTATTGACGTTGTTGTTCCGGTTCGTCAAACCGCTGATTGACGCAGGCCACGTGTATTTAGCCCAACCGCCACTATTTAGGTTGCGGTGGACGAATGCTCCTCACGAGCTTGCCTACACCGATGCTGAACGTGATGCGCTTCGTGATGCTGGCTTAGCTAGTGGCAAGAAACTGCCGAACGTTAATCCAATTCAGCGTTACAAAGGTTTGGGTGAAATGGATGCCGAGGATTTGTGGGAAACCACCATGGATCCGCATGGGCGCATCCTGTTGCAAGTCAGTCTGGACGATGCGTCTAGGGCAGACAAGATGTTTTCCATTCTTATGGGTGAAGACGTTGAACAACGTCGGCAATTCATTCAACGCAACGCTAAAGACGTGCGTTTCCTAGACATTTAA
- the recF gene encoding DNA replication/repair protein RecF (All proteins in this family for which functions are known are DNA-binding proteins that assist the filamentation of RecA onto DNA for the initiation of recombination or recombinational repair.), which translates to MYVDFLELTDFRSYHQVEVELSPGVSVFEGQNGQGKTNLVEAIEYLSTLASHRVSQDQPLVRAGADQAVIRAGVRAGVNDERRIQLDLEIQPGKSNRARLNRGVMPKASAILGMLRVVLFSPDDLAVVKGEPKDRRRFLDEMVIGRWPRMAGVKADYERVVRQRNALLKQMSGRTNKVPDENAEFTLQVWDSQLCDFGAELLAARLDSLTEMTPFTKGAYELIAPINNVAQAEYKCSFPLPEESSEKALRSQMADVLIARRGEELARGVTLIGPHRDDVLLSIGELPAKGYASHGEAWSLALSLRLAVFELLRSDGIEPVLLLDDVFAELDAVRRLRLADAITEAEQVLITAAVGTDVPNQLGGKHFVVTKGRVEAKK; encoded by the coding sequence GTGTACGTCGATTTTCTGGAGTTAACTGACTTCCGTTCATACCACCAGGTGGAGGTCGAGTTATCCCCAGGAGTGAGCGTCTTTGAGGGTCAAAATGGGCAAGGAAAAACAAATCTTGTCGAGGCTATCGAATATCTTTCAACGCTAGCTAGTCATCGGGTAAGTCAAGATCAGCCATTGGTAAGAGCCGGGGCAGATCAAGCTGTTATTCGCGCAGGCGTTAGAGCAGGTGTTAATGATGAGCGGAGAATTCAGCTAGATCTTGAGATTCAACCCGGAAAATCTAATCGAGCACGCTTAAACCGTGGCGTAATGCCGAAGGCTTCAGCCATTCTCGGAATGCTTAGAGTGGTGCTGTTTAGCCCCGATGATTTGGCGGTGGTTAAGGGGGAGCCGAAAGATCGTCGTCGATTCTTAGATGAAATGGTTATTGGGCGTTGGCCAAGAATGGCTGGTGTCAAAGCTGACTATGAGCGGGTAGTGCGACAACGTAATGCATTGTTAAAACAAATGTCAGGGCGCACAAACAAAGTTCCCGACGAAAATGCCGAATTCACTTTGCAGGTTTGGGATAGCCAACTTTGCGATTTTGGTGCGGAATTGTTGGCTGCAAGACTTGATTCGTTAACTGAGATGACGCCCTTTACTAAAGGCGCCTACGAATTGATTGCCCCGATAAATAACGTAGCCCAAGCCGAATATAAGTGTTCTTTCCCTCTTCCTGAAGAATCTAGTGAAAAGGCGTTGCGCTCTCAGATGGCTGACGTACTAATTGCGCGTCGTGGGGAGGAATTAGCTAGGGGAGTGACATTAATTGGTCCCCACCGTGACGATGTGTTGCTTTCGATAGGTGAACTACCTGCCAAGGGATACGCCAGTCATGGTGAGGCTTGGTCGCTAGCATTGTCGCTAAGGCTGGCAGTATTTGAACTGCTACGAAGTGACGGTATTGAGCCGGTGCTGCTGTTAGATGATGTTTTTGCGGAACTGGACGCAGTTCGTAGGTTGAGATTGGCTGATGCTATTACCGAGGCTGAGCAGGTTTTGATCACGGCTGCGGTAGGCACCGATGTGCCGAACCAGTTAGGCGGAAAACATTTCGTAGTGACTAAAGGTCGAGTTGAGGCCAAAAAATGA
- a CDS encoding ParA family protein, translated as MSKTLNENVSRETMALPHPAKTRRLVVANQKGGVGKTTTAVNLAAALAEGGQNVLVVDIDPQGNASTALGVDHRQGIKGTYEVLISQASITDLAVTSAEFDNLKVLPATIDLAAAEIELVPLVAREQRLLKAIRKFQEENSVDWIIFDCPPSLSLLTVNAMVAATEVLIPIQTEYYALEGLTQLLRSVSMIREELNADLAIAGVLLTMFDARTKLSAQVAEEIHRHFEKETLKTIIARSVRMSEAPSFRQTIISYDPKSVGAKAYRKVAMELTMRQETK; from the coding sequence GTGAGTAAAACACTAAATGAAAATGTTTCACGTGAAACAATGGCTCTACCCCACCCCGCAAAGACGCGGAGATTGGTCGTGGCTAACCAAAAAGGGGGCGTGGGGAAAACCACTACTGCGGTGAATTTGGCTGCGGCACTAGCTGAAGGTGGCCAAAATGTGTTGGTGGTGGACATTGATCCTCAGGGTAATGCGTCCACTGCATTGGGGGTTGACCATCGGCAAGGTATTAAAGGTACCTATGAAGTTCTTATCAGCCAAGCCTCTATTACTGACCTGGCGGTGACTTCAGCAGAGTTTGATAATCTGAAAGTGCTGCCCGCAACCATTGATTTGGCTGCGGCCGAGATAGAGCTGGTGCCTTTAGTGGCGCGGGAGCAGCGGTTGTTGAAGGCAATACGTAAATTTCAAGAAGAAAACTCGGTTGATTGGATAATTTTTGATTGCCCACCGTCGCTTAGCCTGCTGACAGTGAATGCGATGGTCGCCGCCACAGAGGTGTTAATCCCAATACAGACGGAGTATTACGCTTTAGAGGGCTTAACCCAGCTGTTACGTTCCGTATCTATGATCCGCGAAGAGTTGAACGCGGATCTGGCTATTGCTGGTGTATTACTAACGATGTTTGACGCACGGACGAAATTATCGGCACAAGTCGCCGAGGAAATACATCGACACTTTGAAAAAGAAACCCTTAAAACCATTATTGCTCGTTCAGTAAGGATGAGTGAAGCGCCAAGCTTTAGGCAAACCATTATTAGCTATGACCCTAAATCTGTTGGAGCTAAGGCCTACCGTAAGGTGGCTATGGAGTTAACTATGCGGCAGGAGACGAAATGA
- the yidD gene encoding membrane protein insertion efficiency factor YidD gives MKFIMIWFIKGWRKFISPLYGSVCKFYPTCSAYGLQAVELYGGLKGGWLTIKRILRCHPWSAGGVDPVPGTRIPGYESTDFLSEKVTS, from the coding sequence ATGAAATTTATTATGATCTGGTTCATTAAAGGGTGGCGAAAATTTATTTCTCCCCTTTACGGCTCAGTGTGCAAATTTTACCCCACCTGCTCTGCCTATGGCCTACAGGCTGTGGAATTATATGGTGGACTAAAGGGTGGCTGGTTAACCATAAAGCGTATTTTACGTTGTCACCCATGGTCGGCTGGTGGAGTAGATCCAGTTCCCGGCACACGGATTCCAGGCTATGAGTCCACAGATTTCTTATCCGAGAAGGTGACCTCTTGA
- a CDS encoding R3H domain-containing nucleic acid-binding protein, whose protein sequence is MSETEQNLEAEEAAKSRLAALDEEGDIAADYLEDLLEVADLDGDIDIYTESDRAHVSIITDDNQLVGKDGEVLDALQELARLAVMTHTGHRSRLMLDIAGYRSNLRRELQALALQAVEQVKENSEPIRLAPMNPFERKVVHTVVAEAGLHSESEGQAPNRCVVISVEDK, encoded by the coding sequence ATGAGCGAAACTGAACAAAACTTAGAAGCTGAAGAGGCGGCGAAATCTCGGTTAGCGGCTCTCGACGAGGAAGGCGACATAGCTGCCGACTATCTAGAAGATTTACTTGAGGTTGCCGATCTTGACGGTGACATCGATATTTACACAGAATCTGACCGCGCCCACGTCTCGATTATCACCGATGATAATCAGCTTGTCGGTAAAGATGGTGAAGTTTTGGATGCGCTTCAAGAGCTTGCTCGGTTGGCAGTAATGACGCATACCGGACACCGTAGCCGGTTAATGCTGGATATAGCGGGCTATAGAAGCAACCTACGTCGCGAGCTTCAGGCTTTGGCTCTGCAAGCCGTTGAGCAGGTCAAAGAAAATTCAGAACCAATTCGGTTAGCCCCGATGAACCCATTCGAGCGCAAGGTAGTTCATACAGTGGTAGCTGAGGCAGGGCTACATTCTGAGTCTGAGGGTCAAGCACCTAATCGTTGTGTGGTTATCTCTGTGGAAGATAAGTGA
- the dnaA gene encoding chromosomal replication initiator protein DnaA, whose amino-acid sequence MTDSPLDNFHRREVPELAEAWQAVLTETNPNFQAWLTSAKPLTVHESTMMIAVPNEFTRERIETRMRPEIEEVLSDLYSRSMRLAITIEPGLELALKPAKPADDEPIEIAHFVAKKKLKEAEESGTEVDEEEGLDVEKDGVLNQKYTFDNFVIGSSNQFAHAAAMAVAESPGKSYNPLMIYGGSGLGKTHLLHAVGHYVRSYYDNVRVKYVTTEEMTNHFINAISANQTNEFRRIYREVDVLLIDDIQFLESKIQTQEEFFHTFNTLHNAQKQIVMTSDRPPKALAALETRLRSRFEWGLITDIQPPDLETRIAILRRRAINQNLQVSPKVLEFIAENIRTNIRELEGALARVTAYASLNRQPLDVSLAQMVLKDFLPAGGAASVSAQVIMAETANYFGVTIEELCSTSRTQTLVTARQIAMYLCRELTEMSLPKIGAEFGGKDHTTVMHAVKKINRTMSERRTIFNQVSELTNRIKNNNQ is encoded by the coding sequence ATGACGGATTCACCTTTAGACAACTTCCACCGTCGAGAAGTTCCTGAACTAGCCGAGGCATGGCAAGCAGTCCTGACCGAAACGAATCCAAATTTTCAAGCCTGGCTAACCAGCGCCAAACCGTTGACAGTTCATGAGTCCACAATGATGATTGCTGTCCCTAATGAGTTCACCAGGGAACGTATCGAAACTCGCATGCGTCCCGAAATTGAAGAGGTGCTTTCAGATTTATATAGCCGGTCGATGAGGCTAGCTATCACCATCGAACCAGGCTTGGAATTAGCCTTAAAGCCTGCTAAGCCTGCAGACGATGAACCAATAGAAATCGCACACTTCGTCGCAAAAAAGAAGCTTAAAGAAGCTGAAGAATCCGGTACAGAAGTAGACGAAGAAGAGGGCCTAGACGTTGAAAAAGACGGGGTGTTGAACCAAAAATACACCTTCGACAATTTTGTTATCGGCTCATCTAATCAGTTCGCTCATGCGGCTGCTATGGCTGTTGCCGAATCGCCTGGAAAATCCTACAACCCGTTAATGATTTACGGTGGATCTGGTTTAGGTAAAACGCACCTATTACATGCTGTCGGTCATTACGTACGTAGCTACTACGACAATGTTCGAGTAAAGTACGTAACCACTGAAGAGATGACTAACCATTTCATCAACGCCATCTCAGCTAACCAAACAAATGAATTTCGTCGTATTTATCGCGAAGTTGATGTGTTATTGATTGACGATATTCAATTCTTGGAATCAAAAATTCAAACTCAGGAAGAGTTTTTTCACACTTTCAATACCCTCCACAACGCCCAAAAGCAGATTGTGATGACTTCTGATCGCCCACCAAAGGCGTTGGCAGCACTAGAAACTAGACTGCGTTCCCGGTTCGAATGGGGATTAATTACTGATATTCAACCTCCCGACTTAGAGACCAGAATCGCTATTCTTAGGCGTCGAGCAATTAATCAAAACCTTCAGGTCTCGCCAAAAGTGTTGGAGTTCATTGCGGAAAATATTCGCACAAATATACGGGAACTTGAGGGAGCACTGGCTAGGGTGACAGCTTATGCCTCGCTTAATCGTCAGCCTTTGGACGTTAGCCTTGCTCAAATGGTGTTGAAAGATTTCCTGCCTGCTGGGGGAGCAGCCTCGGTTAGTGCCCAAGTAATCATGGCTGAGACAGCTAACTATTTTGGGGTGACGATAGAAGAGTTGTGCTCTACCTCTCGAACTCAAACATTGGTTACTGCCCGTCAGATAGCCATGTATTTGTGTCGCGAATTAACTGAGATGTCGCTACCTAAGATTGGCGCCGAATTTGGCGGTAAAGATCACACCACCGTGATGCATGCGGTAAAGAAGATAAATCGCACTATGAGTGAGCGACGCACTATTTTTAATCAAGTAAGTGAGTTAACAAACCGCATTAAGAACAACAACCAGTAA
- a CDS encoding DUF721 domain-containing protein, with translation MSDEETEKVDGYDPGGVELALSIAHEVAGILPPPRGVKKIKKHWAPKSTDARQFTGSGADPRDPQPVGKVLSGFISAKGWRSELGVRNLIADWPRLVGDVIAEHSKPTGFKDKVLYVQAESTTWASALRMLASQVVARLNEELGQNSVERIEIRGPWAPSWSHGPRSVRDGRGPRDTYG, from the coding sequence ATGAGTGATGAAGAAACTGAAAAGGTGGACGGATACGACCCTGGCGGGGTCGAATTAGCGTTATCTATAGCTCATGAAGTGGCCGGAATTTTACCTCCTCCTAGAGGAGTGAAAAAGATAAAAAAACACTGGGCACCCAAATCAACTGACGCTAGACAATTCACTGGTTCTGGCGCTGACCCTAGAGATCCACAGCCGGTAGGCAAGGTATTGAGTGGATTCATTTCAGCGAAAGGTTGGCGCAGTGAGCTTGGGGTACGTAATTTAATTGCTGACTGGCCTAGGCTCGTCGGTGACGTCATTGCCGAGCACTCAAAACCAACAGGTTTCAAGGATAAAGTTCTTTACGTTCAAGCCGAATCAACCACATGGGCGAGTGCTTTGCGGATGTTGGCTAGCCAGGTAGTTGCCCGATTAAATGAGGAACTCGGCCAAAATAGTGTGGAACGGATTGAGATTCGTGGCCCGTGGGCGCCGAGCTGGAGTCACGGTCCACGCAGTGTGCGTGATGGGCGCGGTCCACGTGACACCTACGGTTAG
- the dnaN gene encoding DNA polymerase III subunit beta — MKIRINAEVLTEAVAWAARSLPARPSMPLLAGLLIHAEGDCVTMSSFDYENSAKITVPADVSDEGTVLVSGKLLDAISRSLPHKPVELNSDDSAVQLVCGSARFTLQTLPVDEYPALPNMPTASGTVDSDLFAEAVNQVVVAAGRDELMPVFTGVRVEIEDDTLSFLATDRYRMALKEIAWNPTSTQSSGAALVPAKMLSEAAKSMANGEEITIAISQSDGSGDGLIGLIGEGINGKREMTTRLLGGEFPKVRHLMDVKATVTVRAKTDDLIAAVKRVSLVAERNTPLRMLIAEDQVALEAATGDQAQGSEAVAAVVENMVAGDMSLSAAGFNPHYLQDALSALRTPYVSFAFTAPGKPCLVQGLESLDETPVADYRHVIMLMRLPN, encoded by the coding sequence GTGAAAATTCGCATTAATGCCGAAGTGTTGACCGAAGCGGTTGCTTGGGCTGCGCGCAGCCTCCCTGCGCGACCGAGTATGCCATTGTTAGCTGGGCTACTTATCCATGCCGAAGGTGATTGCGTCACCATGAGTAGCTTCGATTACGAGAATTCCGCAAAAATCACCGTCCCAGCTGATGTTAGCGATGAGGGTACCGTTCTGGTTTCAGGGAAACTTTTGGATGCTATTTCACGTAGCTTGCCGCATAAACCAGTAGAACTTAATTCTGACGATTCAGCCGTGCAATTAGTTTGTGGTTCAGCAAGGTTCACATTACAAACCTTGCCGGTCGACGAATACCCGGCACTACCAAATATGCCTACTGCTTCGGGAACGGTTGATTCCGACCTATTCGCTGAAGCTGTAAATCAAGTTGTAGTGGCTGCAGGTCGTGATGAATTAATGCCGGTATTTACTGGTGTACGCGTCGAAATTGAGGATGACACCTTGTCATTCTTGGCTACCGACCGCTATCGAATGGCGTTAAAAGAGATAGCTTGGAACCCAACATCTACCCAATCTTCTGGTGCTGCCTTAGTACCAGCCAAAATGCTTTCAGAAGCCGCTAAATCTATGGCTAATGGTGAAGAAATTACCATTGCTATTTCTCAATCAGACGGCAGCGGTGACGGGTTGATTGGTCTGATAGGTGAAGGCATAAATGGCAAAAGAGAGATGACTACCAGGCTATTAGGTGGCGAATTCCCTAAGGTTCGTCACCTAATGGATGTGAAAGCAACTGTTACGGTACGCGCTAAAACTGATGATTTGATTGCTGCGGTTAAGCGAGTCTCACTAGTGGCTGAACGTAATACACCACTGCGCATGTTAATAGCCGAAGATCAGGTAGCTTTAGAGGCTGCTACTGGCGACCAAGCACAAGGTTCAGAAGCTGTCGCGGCAGTTGTTGAGAATATGGTGGCTGGCGATATGTCTTTGTCTGCTGCCGGTTTTAACCCGCATTATCTTCAGGACGCACTTAGCGCATTACGAACTCCATACGTGTCTTTCGCATTCACTGCTCCTGGTAAACCGTGTCTAGTTCAGGGTTTGGAGTCCCTTGATGAAACGCCGGTGGCCGATTATCGTCACGTCATCATGTTGATGAGGTTGCCGAACTAG
- the rnpA gene encoding ribonuclease P protein component, translated as MLSRSARLRSSADFSATVRGGVRASSASVVVHARMVPEAQLDPSASPQVGFVVSKKVGNAVTRNRVKRRLRHLCRRAIIDCPTNSQWVVRALPNASIHPDELVTDFEKSWNQALTRVVRS; from the coding sequence GTGTTAAGCCGATCAGCTCGGCTACGGTCGTCGGCGGATTTTTCCGCTACCGTCCGTGGCGGCGTTCGGGCGTCAAGCGCCTCAGTTGTGGTGCACGCTCGAATGGTTCCAGAAGCACAGCTAGACCCATCTGCTAGCCCGCAGGTGGGTTTCGTCGTGTCAAAGAAGGTCGGCAATGCTGTGACGCGCAATCGGGTTAAGCGTCGGTTAAGACATTTATGTCGCAGGGCGATTATTGATTGCCCAACCAATAGTCAATGGGTGGTTCGCGCTTTACCAAATGCGTCGATTCACCCTGATGAATTAGTTACGGATTTTGAAAAATCTTGGAATCAGGCCTTAACAAGAGTAGTCCGGAGCTAA
- the rpmH gene encoding 50S ribosomal protein L34 translates to MSKRTFQPSNRRRARTHGFRTRMSTRAGRAVLAARRRKGRAKLSV, encoded by the coding sequence GTGAGCAAGCGAACTTTCCAGCCGAGTAACCGTCGTCGTGCTCGCACCCACGGTTTTCGCACTAGAATGAGCACCCGCGCCGGTCGCGCCGTCCTGGCAGCTCGCCGTCGTAAGGGACGCGCGAAGCTGTCGGTTTAG
- the rsmG gene encoding 16S rRNA (guanine(527)-N(7))-methyltransferase RsmG: MAIERAPEGALSLFKDDKSITRYVDILTSVGIEWGLLGPDEGERIWSRHVLNCAGLADLIPHGLSVADVGSGAGLPGIVLALMRPDLEITLIESLERRVEFLNTTVSDLGLANQVSVRRARAEDVQDIYDVVTARAVANLSKLLRWTKQLIGRNGQLLALKGQSATTEVVKAKNLLKQLNLRAEVLTVSALPETQPTWVVRVARG; the protein is encoded by the coding sequence ATAGCTATAGAGAGGGCGCCAGAGGGTGCCCTCTCTTTGTTTAAGGACGATAAATCTATAACTCGATATGTCGATATATTGACTAGCGTTGGGATCGAGTGGGGGTTGCTTGGTCCTGACGAAGGTGAACGCATTTGGAGTCGTCACGTCCTAAATTGTGCGGGTTTGGCTGATCTTATTCCACATGGATTATCTGTGGCTGACGTTGGCTCTGGTGCAGGATTGCCAGGGATTGTGCTGGCCTTGATGCGTCCTGACTTAGAAATAACTTTGATTGAATCTTTAGAACGGCGAGTCGAGTTTTTGAATACGACAGTCAGTGACCTTGGTTTAGCGAATCAAGTTAGTGTCAGACGCGCACGTGCTGAGGATGTTCAAGATATTTATGATGTTGTCACTGCAAGAGCAGTGGCTAATCTGTCTAAACTTTTGCGTTGGACAAAGCAACTCATAGGCAGAAATGGCCAGTTACTTGCCCTTAAAGGACAATCGGCTACTACAGAAGTAGTTAAAGCTAAAAACTTATTAAAGCAGTTAAATCTTCGCGCTGAGGTGTTAACCGTATCTGCTTTGCCTGAAACTCAGCCGACTTGGGTTGTTCGGGTAGCGCGCGGCTAG
- the yidC gene encoding membrane protein insertase YidC, producing MLITLETLIPLDSNGGIGRAIMSPLYWAISGLLKVFHSIFTPLFGYTSGVTWVCAIALLTIVVRSLLAPLYVKQLNSSRAMQTLQPKVKALQEKYGSDRERLGVETQKLYKDEGVNPMASCLPLLLQLPIFWALFRVLNGAARNNPVGYWFENNHELVDSLSHANIFGAQLSGTFLPLSNGIGATQILAGLLILAMTGLLFWQQMHMLRRNMPPSAMEGPMGQQQKMMLYMMPFMYFISGPIIPVGVLVYWFFSNLWTMGQQYIIIRTYPTPGTPAYIEWEDRMIAKGKDPKEIESRRANKARRNPKLKTAPVVTDASGKAKVARQGRNRSTTLQNTNSGRRQVQRQQTQRLSRAARKKKK from the coding sequence CTGCTTATCACCCTAGAGACGTTGATTCCGTTGGATTCTAACGGGGGAATCGGGCGAGCCATCATGTCGCCGCTTTATTGGGCGATCTCTGGGCTATTGAAAGTCTTTCACTCAATTTTCACGCCGCTATTTGGCTACACCTCCGGTGTTACCTGGGTGTGTGCCATCGCCCTGCTAACAATCGTTGTCAGAAGCCTATTGGCGCCGCTTTACGTCAAGCAGTTGAACTCGTCAAGAGCTATGCAGACCTTGCAGCCGAAGGTGAAAGCGCTACAAGAAAAGTACGGCTCCGATAGGGAGCGTCTAGGTGTTGAAACCCAAAAGCTATATAAAGACGAAGGCGTAAACCCGATGGCTAGCTGCTTGCCGTTGTTGTTGCAGCTACCTATCTTTTGGGCACTATTTAGGGTGTTAAATGGTGCCGCTAGAAATAACCCAGTCGGTTACTGGTTCGAAAATAATCACGAACTTGTTGATTCGCTGTCGCACGCAAATATATTTGGCGCCCAGCTATCTGGCACTTTTTTGCCATTAAGTAATGGTATCGGCGCCACCCAGATATTAGCTGGACTATTAATTCTGGCAATGACAGGTTTGCTGTTTTGGCAGCAAATGCACATGCTGCGTAGAAATATGCCACCCTCGGCAATGGAAGGGCCGATGGGTCAGCAACAAAAAATGATGCTTTACATGATGCCATTCATGTATTTCATTTCTGGACCAATTATTCCGGTTGGTGTTTTGGTTTATTGGTTCTTCTCTAATCTGTGGACGATGGGTCAGCAATACATAATCATTAGAACCTACCCAACTCCCGGTACCCCGGCATATATCGAGTGGGAAGACCGCATGATTGCCAAGGGTAAGGATCCAAAGGAAATTGAGTCCAGAAGAGCTAATAAAGCGCGTCGTAACCCCAAGTTAAAGACTGCACCAGTGGTCACGGATGCTTCGGGTAAAGCCAAAGTTGCCCGTCAAGGACGAAACCGCTCCACCACTTTACAAAACACGAATTCAGGTAGACGTCAGGTGCAGCGTCAACAAACCCAACGTTTGTCTCGCGCTGCCCGCAAGAAAAAGAAGTAA